From Sander vitreus isolate 19-12246 chromosome 5, sanVit1, whole genome shotgun sequence:
CTTTTATTATATTAAGTCATTTCAAAAAAGTTATGTGAAACATTTTAGGGCTTGTCTGTATGAACTTAATCCCACTAGCTAGCCAGGTTTATATAGTAGTTGGGAGTCTTGAACAGAGACAACCTCACATCTAACTTAGCTCCCTTCAAAGCTGgcaattaacgttagctacatgagCTTTGCTCGTTGCCAAAAGTACATTCCTGTTAGACGTTTTATGAGTCGTTTTGTTCAACTATTAAATTCAGCATGCCTCAAAAACATATTAGTCCACTAATGCTACCGTGTACTTGTACAAGTTACTTACTTCCTTCTTAAATATTGTATGTTGTACAATATTTAACTTAGCTAGTTGGCGAGTTGGTCGAAATGTCCATTTGTAATCTGCTCTGTGCAGCAGCAGTGCATTATGGGTATccatcaaaaaacatatttaaaaatcaAGTTAATTTAGTATGCGAATGGCATTCTTAGTATACTGAATTTTGTCATTTTCCAGCTGCATAATCAAAACCTGTTTAGAATCACTTAGTGGTGTGGATTTGGGACACTATTTTTGCCATTACCCAGTATCAAAAAGTAGTCTTAATGCCAGATTTTCTGTGTCTTTTGTGTTCTCTTTAttggaaaataatgtatttgtgtAATAAGGGCTTTTCTATAGCACAGACAGACTTATTAAACTATAGAGAGATTTTGTATTCCAGGGGCACCTTTTTACTAAAATAAAAGTGTAAGATCGCTTACAACAAGTGAATGataatgaaagagaaaaagtaaTTGACACTAAAACCTGTGGGTCAGCTGTACTAAAGCATCTACCACAATAATATTGTTAtccttttgaaaaaaacttcctCCAACAGTCGAGATGCCTGTCCTGTGCAGTAACTGTGTTGACAAGCGTGCTGTGCTGAAACGTCCAAAAACGGGCCATTCGCTGTGTAAGGAGTGCTTTTTCTGGGCCTTTGAGGAGGAGGTGCATCAGACGATCGTGGCAGCACAGCTGTTCAACCCTGGGGAAATAGTAGGAATTGCTGCCTCGGGTGGAAAGGACTCCACAGTGCTCGCACATATAATGAAGCTTCTAAATGAGCGCTACAACTATGGCCTTGAACTTATGCTTCTCTCGGTGGATGAGGGAATCTCTGGTTACCGAGATGACTCCTTGGAGACAGTAAAGAGGAATCAGCAACAGTATGAGCTGCCGCTGAAGATTGTGTCGTATGAGGAGCTGTATGGCTGGACTATGGATGCTATAGTGAAGCAGGTGGGACTGAAAAATAACTGCACCTTCTGTGGAGTGTTCAGAAGGCAGGCATTAGACAGAGGAGCCATCATGCTGAAAGTGGACAAGATATGTACAGGTAACTCCAAATaacatcattttaaaatgtgaatgcAAAAGTTTCGACCTTGAAATTGGACTGAGCACACTTGGCCTCAATGTCAAAGAATAACTGTTTTGTTAGAATATGTTACAATGGctggatgtgtttttttttttttttttttcccacaggtCACAATGCTGACGACGTGGCGGAGACGGTTTTGATGAACGTCTTGCGAGGTGACATAGCACGTTTGCGCCGCTGCACTGCCATTTCCACAGCCAGCGAAGGCGACGGGGTCGTGCCGCGCTGCAAGCCCCTCAAATATGCGTATGAGAAAGAGATTGTTCTCTACGCTTACTTTAAGAAGTTGGACTACTTTTCCACTGAATGTATCTACTCTCCCAATGCTTATCGTGGCCATGCAAGGACCTTTTTAAAAGACCTGGAGAGCGTAAGGCCTAGCTCCATAATGGATATCATCCACTCAGGGGAGAACCTGTCTGTGCGGGAGGGGGTGAAGATGCCTGTGCAGGGAACCTGCAACCGCTGTGGCTACATCTCCAGCCAGGCTCTGTGCAAGTCATGTGTGCTGCTGGAGGGGCTGAACCGAGGTCTGCCGAAGCTGGGCATCGGCAAACACCACCGCCTGCATGGCAAAATCCTCTCCCAGCAGCCCCTTActgagaaggaggagaggaagctgAAATCAGCAGACTTTTGACAATTATTATCCTCTGTTTTATTTGACATAAGACTAGATCTATATTAACATTTTAGAATAAACCACATTTGTTGtcttttacataagaagagacTAGTCTAATAAGTCAACTAtgttatttgttttcatttggcATCAATTTAATATGTATTGAAAGTTGGCATGGAACCTCTCAGACCAGGGAAGCATCTTCACAGCATAGAAAGTCCATTCAGTGCTGTTTTACAGCTGATAACCAGGAATCACTGAGATACTATgtacacatactatatatatatatatatatatatatatatatatatatggaatcTCTCACTGATGGCATGTTTTATTTGATGCTACTTATGTTCCAATGCGAAAATCTCTGGGGAGGATATGATGACAGTTGTCACATTCCAAGGTGTTTTATAAACTAATTTAATAAATGCATTGTCCATATCCTTTTGTTTCTCCTGTTTGTTCTTGATTCGGATGAGATGAGCAGGATGCAGCAGTTATTATTCCTAATGAAATGTATCAGTTGAGGCTTAGAAACCAATGAAAACCCCACTCGTGTGACTACTTTATCAAAAACAAATTATGACAATATCCTTGAAGTTCGTCACTTTGGCTACAGTCGCATTACTTTAAAGTtagtttcgcattgccagacctatctccacagcgctgcagctGGCTGATGAACTGTGACACTTTGTGTAATTCCACCTTCTGGCCGCTAGATGTCGGTCATCACTGAGCCTCAGTCAGAGCGCGCGCTCTGGTAAagtacacatgcacatattGCAGCGCGTTCACGAGACCAAGCCTGACCAACTTCCAAGGCAGCAGTGGTGAAGTTTGGAGAGGAAAATTCAGACTTCGTAAACAGTTGAGAAGCTCACCAAACATAACACTGACACAGGCCAAAGCCAGGCAGCCACTATGGACGATTTAGGTAAGTTATGAAGTTGTTTATAAAACGCTCTGTTTTCCTACAGCCCTCAGTGAGGAACGGATAGCAGGGTGGAGGAGTTAACGTTACGACGAGATTTAATGTTGAAAAGACAGTTTCTGGGTCACATTAATTTGGAAATGCTAACTATTTTCTGACAAATGTTACAGTACTGTGTGGCTGAGTGATTGTGTGGCACATTTGACCCACTTTGATTTATATAACGTTAAGCATCGTAGTAACTTAGCGGCTGGACATCGTTAACGTTagccttcaccaccaccaccaccacctcctttTAAACTCTCCCTCTCTATATTAACGTTAATGTCTGATAATAATACGCTATCCTGCACTTTTAAagaaactactttttttttcaatatatgtGCCAGAGGGAGGAGATATTTGGCTGACATTTTGACACCGAGCTTCAACATTACCTCCTCAACTTTTGCCCCCCAGGCTATTCATTCCAGCTTTGAAGTGGTGGAGTCAACAGGCCTCCCCATTTAGACTGCTCCGTACAGCACAATGTGAGCTCAACCCTGGCTTGGCTGGCTTTTAATGCATCTCCAGTTTGATGGAGCAGACTTAACTGCTCGTGATACTTAATTACTGACCATACAATCTAGCCTTGATACAGGACACAAAAATGCGATTAGGACAAATAGAAAAACTGCAAATTGTACTTTATGTAAACTCTACTGTATGTGATCACTGATTAGACATGTGGTAGCCatatgtttaattaaaaaacaaacaccccAAAGAAAACCTCAATATCTCATTTTGCTATGGCAAAGGTAGTGTCAACACACCATTCTACAGGAGGTGAAACAGTAGTAGTAATTGGTAGGTTCCTGACCCAGGTTTTATATATTAGATTGGTGTAGATGTGCCAGTTTCAATCTGTGTCCACGTATCACAGACCTTGCGTTGGATTCAAAACCCTCATGGTCTGCCCTCATGTTTTATTGATTAATTATTGTACATTGACATTTAGAGTTGCAAATCTGGTAAAAAGGCATAAACCTACTTTTGTGTCTACCCGCAAGTACAAAATTCACTGCCTAATTCATTATTACTACACAACAGTCAGAATGTTTAAATGTAAGAGGACCCATAGTCATGTTTGGTTATTTGCCAAAATTGCTGTTAGAATAGATAATTTCCCCAAGAATATTAGATTTAAAATTTTATAAAAAAGACATACAAGAACAAATAACAGCAGAGAAGTGTGTAAAATGGTACAGAAATGTATAAACATACTCCGTCAGAACATATTTTCACACTATACACACTTGCTCCATACAACCGTATCAGGCCTTTTCATTAAGTTGAATTATTTTGCTCTATAAAACGTTTAgtctacaaaaacaaaatctgaaactagtgaaaaatgcccatcataAATTGTGAAACCCCaaagtgacatcttcaaatagcTGGTTTTGCACGACTAATGGTTGAATACACAAAGATATTTAACTCACAGTGATCCAATATATtctgagaaaagcagcaaatcctcacatttgagtgACAGttcatttctgacattttttcttACACAATCGATGATCAAAATTGTTTAATCAACTAATCCTTCAGCACTACTGCATTTTTATCTGCCCTATATCCAATACTAATAATGACAATCAgtgactgactgtgtgtatCTCCATGCAGTcgtatctgttttttttgtgcctcATTAACCAGTCACCTCTTCAGTTCATTGGCCCTTGACCTTTTTGCACTGAACCTCTGAACTTCTAACTCTGGTTGTTATAGTTTTTACCAGCTGGTCAGTTTGCTATATTTGCTTATTCAGAATAAATTCCCTGTATTAAGCCTCTGTCAGTTATGTGTAGGGATGCTCCCATTGTAGGCATTTAGTGAATTGTTTAAGTGGAGAGACGATGGGCCGTATTTTGAGTTTGGCCCGATCTGAGAATACCTCCAGGGCACATTAGATGCTCTGGCTGCCATGGGCCACTGAAAGGGTTGATTGTTGTTTGAGAGGGAGCCTGCAGTCTCACTGAAGCAGCGTGGACAGCAGGCTGAAGGAGGAGGCGAGGCTGCTGAGGAATGTCGAACATCACTCTTTGTCAGGGATCCAAGGCTAAATACTCTCTGGGTCATGACTCACCTCCTACCACTACTCTCAGCCCCATACGTGCTGCCACCAGAGGGAGGGCTGTCGGTCCTCGAAATGGGTCTTCTGGTAATTGCAGACACTTAtagattgtttaaaaaaaggtcttGAGCTTTAAGGTCTGGTAGCCTGACGATCACAGAACCGTGAAGTTAAATTGCTTACTGTTACGATttaaaacttcttttttttatccacaTCATGTGGCAAACCCCTCCCATATCCTCCCTAAATATGCAATAACCACGACCAATGGCTTGTTAGCCCCCAGCTAACAAGGCCCCACAGGCCCTTGCCTTGAGGCCCATTTATGACTGACAGGTCTACATGGAGCTGTTTGGAAACCTGATCGGACTCCACTCTTTCCGTCTTCTTCTTGTGTATATTGATTAGCCCACGTTGCTAAACACTCGAGGAAGGGAATTCCCTCAGCATAGTGCGAGCACTCTTCCAGGCTGTCCCTTTGAGTCAGAAGTTTCCACAGGATTGCTCTGATCAGTCTTTTACAGTCCAGACCAGGTGGCAGCCAGGCCGAGCCTCACTGTCGTTACTGATGTGTTCAAGGGGACCAGTCCTCACCCAGATATGTCCTTTAGACCACGTGTGACACACTGTCCTTTGGTCTGTCCTGCTTCTGTGTTTCATGTTTGTGGAGTATGAAGCTAAGCTTCGCGCTCTTTGAATTCCTCAGGATTGCGTGAGATTCAGGCAGACTGACCTCACTGGGCTGAGGAGGCCCTGCTCTATGTCTGCAGGTTAACGGTGAAGAAATTGGATTGGTACAGACATGCATTATGCTGGAGGGTCATCATGGCTAAAGTGAAAATAACACTCATGCATGATAGACTTTCCTTTTGGTTGTAAATTCCCACTAAATTGGCTGTTTGTGGATTACCAAAACCCAGGTTCACTGTGTGGccatttgattaatttcatgCACTATCAAAGCCCTGTCTTGCAGAGGGGCTCATTTAAAAATATGGTTTTAGTACCTTAAATATTTTAGTTGATATTATACTTACATAGTGCATTTTCTTGTGTAATTGCGTGTTAAACCCAAACCCAACAACACGGTTTAGTCAGCATCAGTATATTTATTTGAGACACCGTGTGAGTCTTGCTTGAATCATTTAACACCGGAAACATGTTAACACTTAATATCACACTGTGTCCTATACAGATGAGAATGTAGCTAGTAACAGTCACACTTGCTGACTTTGTAACATGCAGAAATAGtcatctgtactgtatgtaaattgGGTCATGTAAGCTGCTGAGGAAAAacttcttatcttatctttttttactttcagttGAGCAACTAAAACACTGAAGAGGAACCAGACAGAATTGTGCGCGCTAGTGTGCAGTAGCCAATTAACATACTCATTGTTTATTCCTGTAATCGCCTGAtaagaaaaacagcagaaaacagGTACTGTTTATCGCTTAAATGCAGACAGGCATCAGAACAATGTGAGACACTCTGCTCTATTTTGAACGCACTGAGGCCCCGTGTGTATACGTGAGGCAGCTATGTGGGCTGAAACTGACAGAAGCACCTACTAAACATGCCTTTTGTACACACATGGCAGCCTTGTTAGATTTCCTGTAATAGCATCAGTTGATCACCCTTCAGAGGAAGTTCTTTATTCTCCACGCAGGAGTAAAAGTTGGCTGTTGTAGAAGCAGCGTGGTCTTgaatgtttacagtgtttgcaCAGCATACCAAAAGATCTTAGGAGGTCTTAAGTGCTTTCTGTGTCCCGGTGTGTGGGCAGCACAGAGTTAGTGTTACCAGACTAGCTTTCATCACCCAATGAGAGCTGCAAGGTTAGCCATGGTAAACCAGTGGGCTCGCCTGCTCAGCTACAGGGAAGCTCCTGACTGTAAATCAGCCTTGTTCCCGAGCTCCACACCCATCCTGTTCTGGATCTGGGGAAGAGCGAGCTACATGGCTGACCTCATCGCTTAGGCAACAGACCCTGCCCCACATCCTGAGGAAACAGAGGAGAAAAACAATGAGCAGAGTCAGTGCTGAAGGCCAGCAAGCAACTAGTAGAGTGGGCAGCTGTGGGTCTCCAGTGTGTACATCGGCTGCCagaacagtgttttccctaTTAAATGCTGTTGTACTGGTGCTTCACAGTCGCAGCGTCTTTCACTCTCGCTTCCTCTTTTCGTGCTGGTTCTCCACCTTCCCTGTTCCCTGGCCTTGTAACTTGGCTAAGAGcagtgctgattattttctgggTCTGGGTAATGTTAGTTGGAATCCGAGTCCCTGCTGGATTCTTGGAGCATTACTCAAGCTGGGGACACCCCCCTCGAGGGCATGTTTGAAGACAAGGGAGCTTGATGTCTGTAAACGGGGCAggaaatctcacttttatttttctaaatactAAAATTCTGCTGTTATACagttttaatattgtattgtattaatcTACACTTTTCTACACTACACTAAGGCTTGTATCGAACCTCAATGCTTTATTGGTAATACCTGAAAAGTGTTCGTAGCACTGAGAattgaaaaactgtaaagtaCCAAAAGCCAGCATTAAAAGGTTGCTCAGCGTTTTGGTATCCGAATCTCACTAAGGTAACTAACTAACAAAGGCATCTAATCGGCAGTAGTTTAGAAAATGATACCATTGATCATCACAagaatctgatttttttttttggtcctagcttctcaaatgttaatatttgctCGTTTTCTTAGTCTTaagatattaaatatatttgggttttggaatgttggtcggacaaaaatGCAATTTGAATATGTCAACTTTGGCTTCAGGAAAGTGTGATATGCATATtctactattttctgacattctaAGGACCAAAAACAGTCGGGAAAATTATCAACAGGTTGGTCGATGATGACAATTctttgttgcagccctatttgtTACTAGCCTGAGTGGGTGGCGTAGACTGACTTCATTCACTGTTTAAATCCATCAGGATTTTGCTGATGGCTGTTTTAATGTACTGCTCTTCTATAGGATGGCTACTGGTTTGGAGCATGGCTTGGTGTTTTCAGTCAATGTTTGAAGGACATGACGGCCTTTctttaaaggcgctgacacaccaacccgattatcggccgtcggacagtctggcgaagGTCACTCGAGTCTGTTCGTTGTGTTCGGTGCCGTTGTCAGTCAGAGGAGCCCTCTGCCTTCATTTGGGcagatttgacttgttgaatcggaaggcgggcagtcggactcaatggccaatctgaatggtggagcgctaacccggaaatgacgagcgggatgagcctcaCTAACGGCTCTCAAAATcggacaaaaatcttttaaactgacctttgtcaatctgaaatgaagaccgattcagcaactgcatggcctacttctcgcttcaaatgttttcagaagcacgtttcggtgaactatcatcgtaaaatatgagattgtatctcgcgcacacgcagaacgtactctcaagtcggcgtcgcttcggtgtcttccgaggcacttttttgaccaactcagggaggcagtcagtccgactgccttttctgccgaaggtcggccgtcgggttggtgtgtcagagccttgaGGGTCTTCCTCATCCTACCCAATTACACTCTTTAATACACACAAGCCTACTCACTGGCATGCAGTCTTCACACATGCATCGCCAGAATGTGTCCTCAGTGACTAAGTGTTACCAGGGTGTTCAGTCTTTAGACTTTCCCCTGTCATCTGATTTACTGGTCTGTAgggaagtgcttttattttggtccAGCGTTCTCTCAAGGGGCGTGTCATCTCTCGGATATGGGGCTGCTTGGCAGAGTATTTTtaggtatgttttttttttaagtaatcaCCCTAAGATGCTTCTGTCTTTCGGATGGTATGCTATTACACTCATTCGTCCTTTGTCTGTATGGGCCTGTGTGTCCTGTAAAAACGGGCGGCCATCTGTAAACTGTAAGGCTtaacatttatttgaaaatgtctcTCTTGGTCCATCATTCAATCTGTTTGCTGTTGGTCCATATTATCGCATTCACTCTCATTCTCTGTTAGTCTGTCCCTGGATTCTCCCCTGCCTCCCCTGCCTGTTTCACTGGCATGTCACCCTCCACCCCCTCTCCCTGGCCCCTGTCTGTCTTGTTTGATATAAATATCGTGTTGGGGTGGCCTGATGGGGTAGAGTTTCGGTGTGGGGCTGTGGCCAGTTCTGCTCTTTTGCTCCCTGGCTATAAACAGGTGAACTGTGGACCTTGGTAGGCCATCACCATTGCCCACATGTTAATAGAAAAGATTAAACAGCCCTGGttacccccccctccctccctccttcctgccTGCACTGTAC
This genomic window contains:
- the ctu1 gene encoding cytoplasmic tRNA 2-thiolation protein 1; translated protein: MPVLCSNCVDKRAVLKRPKTGHSLCKECFFWAFEEEVHQTIVAAQLFNPGEIVGIAASGGKDSTVLAHIMKLLNERYNYGLELMLLSVDEGISGYRDDSLETVKRNQQQYELPLKIVSYEELYGWTMDAIVKQVGLKNNCTFCGVFRRQALDRGAIMLKVDKICTGHNADDVAETVLMNVLRGDIARLRRCTAISTASEGDGVVPRCKPLKYAYEKEIVLYAYFKKLDYFSTECIYSPNAYRGHARTFLKDLESVRPSSIMDIIHSGENLSVREGVKMPVQGTCNRCGYISSQALCKSCVLLEGLNRGLPKLGIGKHHRLHGKILSQQPLTEKEERKLKSADF